The Mucilaginibacter yixingensis genome window below encodes:
- a CDS encoding flippase: MRIPAIPGFDQQALEKYFKNTGALFVGRVGTLFIKMVVNIIIANYFLTYKNGVLSGGTNYIYFFSAIAALGLDQFIVKELHAHPDNRDRILGTSFFMKLMAGTVCIPLIWAAYKIEPINGTPYAYVLILSFIGVVQALNVIDPYFQSQVQSKYIMQVQVVGNLASAVVKLLLVWQKMPLVWFVYAYAFDFLLLSIGYYFVYQRKGRSVWRWSYSAQLAKKLLGYSWPLIISGIMITLYMRIDALMLQNMVSPAEAGAYATVAQFSEAWNFIPTVIVSSLFPAILNARRDDQQRYEKRTQHLYDLMVYLSLPVALVITFASPLIYKLLFRPEYASAAPVLSVHIWSGVFVFLGVASSQYLIAENYNKLTFIRTGFGAIVNILLNLVLIPRMGMMGAAIATLVAYASATFFIIFIPKVNKQGVMMFKSLFLISLFQKLLKR; the protein is encoded by the coding sequence ATGCGTATACCCGCCATTCCCGGTTTTGATCAGCAGGCTTTAGAAAAGTATTTTAAAAATACGGGTGCGTTGTTTGTTGGGCGTGTGGGAACGCTGTTTATTAAGATGGTGGTGAACATCATCATTGCCAACTATTTCCTCACCTATAAGAACGGGGTATTATCAGGCGGTACTAATTATATCTATTTCTTCTCGGCTATAGCTGCGTTGGGATTGGATCAGTTTATTGTTAAAGAGCTGCATGCGCACCCCGATAATCGCGACCGCATTTTGGGTACTTCATTTTTTATGAAGCTGATGGCCGGCACGGTCTGTATTCCACTTATTTGGGCAGCTTATAAGATCGAACCTATTAACGGAACGCCCTATGCGTATGTACTTATTCTTTCATTTATCGGCGTAGTACAAGCCTTAAATGTAATTGATCCCTATTTTCAGTCGCAGGTTCAATCCAAATACATTATGCAGGTGCAGGTAGTGGGCAACCTGGCATCGGCCGTTGTTAAACTGCTGCTGGTTTGGCAAAAAATGCCGCTGGTTTGGTTTGTTTATGCCTATGCGTTTGATTTTTTGCTGCTCTCTATCGGTTACTACTTTGTTTACCAGCGCAAGGGCCGGAGTGTGTGGCGATGGAGCTATAGCGCTCAACTAGCAAAGAAACTACTGGGGTACTCTTGGCCATTGATTATCTCGGGCATCATGATCACGCTGTATATGCGCATTGACGCCTTGATGCTGCAGAATATGGTCAGTCCGGCAGAGGCGGGTGCCTACGCCACCGTTGCCCAGTTTAGCGAGGCCTGGAACTTTATCCCAACGGTTATTGTTAGCTCACTCTTCCCGGCCATCCTGAACGCCAGAAGGGATGACCAGCAACGTTATGAAAAGCGTACCCAGCATTTGTATGATCTGATGGTATACCTGAGCCTGCCCGTAGCATTGGTGATTACCTTTGCATCACCTTTGATCTACAAACTATTATTCAGGCCCGAATATGCTTCGGCGGCACCGGTGCTGTCGGTCCATATCTGGTCTGGCGTGTTTGTGTTTCTGGGAGTGGCCAGCAGCCAATATCTCATTGCCGAAAATTATAATAAGCTCACCTTTATCCGCACGGGTTTTGGTGCTATAGTCAATATCCTGCTCAACCTGGTATTAATACCCAGGATGGGAATGATGGGGGCAGCCATAGCTACATTAGTGGCTTATGCCAGCGCCACGTTTTTTATTATTTTCATCCCCAAAGTCAACAAGCAGGGGGTAATGATGTTTAAATCATTATTCTTAATTTCACTTTTTCAAAAATTACTTAAACGTTGA
- a CDS encoding glycosyltransferase, with translation MQKLAPIALFVYNRPDHTRRTIAALQKNVLADESRLFIFSDAAKTDADKAKVEEVRNVIAGVTGFKSVKVVAREQNMGLANSIISGVSQLVNEYGTVIVFEDDLLSSPYTLQYFNESLARYEQQEQIMHIGAYMFNLKNQQLPETFFWRAATSWGWATWGRAWKHFEPDVDKLMAQFDKEKISQFSIEGTMNFWKQMQDFKAGKNNSWAIRWYASVFLRGGLTLNPAQSLVHNTGNDGSGTHSNDEPMYGVKIAQQPVKYFPDELAENQQAYDAIKAFLKNRKGSLWQRAVRFVKQKIKG, from the coding sequence GTGCAAAAGCTTGCCCCGATAGCGCTTTTTGTTTACAACCGGCCAGATCATACCCGCCGCACTATTGCCGCATTACAGAAAAATGTGCTGGCCGATGAGTCGCGCTTGTTCATTTTTAGTGATGCCGCTAAAACCGATGCCGACAAGGCCAAGGTAGAGGAGGTGCGTAATGTGATTGCCGGCGTAACCGGGTTTAAATCGGTAAAAGTAGTGGCGCGTGAGCAAAATATGGGACTGGCTAACTCCATCATCAGCGGGGTAAGTCAACTGGTGAATGAGTACGGAACGGTAATCGTTTTTGAAGACGATCTGCTGTCCTCACCCTACACCCTTCAATATTTCAATGAGTCGCTAGCACGGTATGAGCAGCAGGAGCAGATAATGCACATAGGTGCCTACATGTTTAACCTGAAAAATCAGCAGTTGCCCGAGACTTTCTTTTGGCGAGCCGCTACCAGCTGGGGCTGGGCTACCTGGGGCCGAGCCTGGAAACACTTTGAGCCAGATGTTGACAAGCTGATGGCGCAGTTTGACAAAGAGAAGATCAGTCAATTCTCTATTGAGGGCACCATGAATTTTTGGAAACAGATGCAGGATTTCAAGGCCGGTAAGAATAACTCGTGGGCCATCCGCTGGTATGCGTCGGTGTTTCTGCGCGGCGGCCTCACACTTAATCCTGCGCAATCGCTGGTGCATAATACCGGTAACGATGGTTCGGGTACCCACTCAAATGATGAGCCGATGTATGGCGTAAAAATAGCCCAGCAGCCGGTAAAGTATTTCCCTGATGAACTAGCCGAAAACCAGCAGGCCTATGATGCCATTAAAGCTTTCCTTAAAAACAGGAAGGGATCGTTGTGGCAAAGGGCTGTGCGGTTTGTAAAGCAAAAAATAAAGGGCTAA
- a CDS encoding type 1 glutamine amidotransferase, with the protein MNEQREIKVAIIDLYNGIPNQGIRGFQQVLDRYREKNQLNLTYQIFDTRAQHELPDTNFDIYISSGGPGSPLDTEHQVWDQNYMKLMDQLEAINASDAQQKKHALFVCHSFQLMCRKYRLGVIGTRRSPSFGILPVHLTAAGQQDRILNRLADPFFTVDSRSWQVIYPDEQRFAELGMTLTAIEKERPHVNLPRAMMAIRYSPYFYGVQFHPEVDADGMRVSLLTETRKREVINEHGEAKYNEMLEHLEDPDKITHTQNTLIPNFLDDAIRQVMEGQ; encoded by the coding sequence TTGAACGAACAGCGAGAGATAAAAGTAGCCATTATAGACCTTTACAACGGTATCCCCAACCAGGGCATACGCGGATTTCAGCAGGTACTGGACCGGTACCGGGAGAAAAACCAACTGAATCTTACTTACCAGATTTTTGATACCCGTGCTCAGCATGAGTTACCGGATACCAATTTTGATATCTACATCAGCAGCGGCGGACCGGGCAGTCCACTGGATACAGAGCACCAGGTGTGGGACCAAAACTACATGAAACTGATGGATCAGTTGGAAGCCATCAACGCTTCTGACGCCCAGCAGAAAAAGCATGCGCTGTTTGTTTGTCACTCGTTTCAGCTCATGTGTCGTAAATATCGTTTGGGGGTTATCGGCACGCGTCGTTCGCCTTCATTTGGCATTTTGCCGGTTCATTTGACTGCTGCGGGTCAGCAAGACCGCATCCTTAACCGCCTGGCCGATCCATTCTTTACCGTCGACTCACGCAGTTGGCAGGTCATTTATCCCGATGAACAACGCTTTGCGGAACTGGGCATGACACTTACCGCTATTGAGAAAGAGCGCCCGCATGTAAATCTGCCGCGCGCCATGATGGCCATTCGTTACAGTCCGTACTTTTATGGTGTACAATTTCATCCCGAGGTGGATGCCGATGGGATGCGTGTATCCTTATTAACCGAAACCAGGAAGCGCGAAGTGATTAACGAGCATGGCGAAGCCAAATACAATGAAATGCTGGAGCACCTGGAAGATCCGGATAAGATTACCCACACACAAAATACATTGATCCCTAATTTTTTGGATGATGCCATCAGGCAGGTGATGGAGGGGCAATAA
- a CDS encoding carboxylate-amine ligase, whose protein sequence is MNEFTLSVEEEFMVIDPVTRELRSHEQKIVDAAQKIHEDQVKAEMHQAVVEVGTHVCQNTTEVRQEVCKLRRTVAQLAGDLDLHIGAAGTHPFSHWQDQLISDHPRYQEIVDEMQDAARSNLIFGLHVHVGFQSRQMAIHIANQARYFLPHIYALSTNSPFWEGRNTGFKSFRTKVFDKFPRTGIPDAFGSIEEYDNYIKLLVKTHCIDNAKKIWWDVRVHPFFGTIGFHICDCPMLVDETIAIVALFQALCAKLYKLRQQNMTFINYNRALINENKWRAARYGIDGKMIDFGKEQEVDTRSLVMELLDLIDDVVDDLGCRDDLQYVHKILEHGTGADRQLAVYEQNRDLTSVVDYITSHTLSGL, encoded by the coding sequence ATGAACGAGTTTACCCTAAGCGTTGAAGAAGAATTTATGGTGATTGATCCCGTAACGCGGGAGCTCCGGTCGCACGAGCAGAAAATTGTTGATGCCGCGCAAAAGATCCATGAAGACCAGGTAAAGGCCGAAATGCACCAGGCCGTGGTAGAAGTGGGCACCCATGTTTGCCAAAACACTACCGAGGTACGCCAGGAGGTTTGCAAACTGCGCCGCACGGTGGCGCAACTGGCCGGCGATCTGGATCTGCATATCGGGGCGGCGGGCACACACCCGTTCTCGCACTGGCAGGACCAACTCATCAGCGATCATCCGCGGTACCAGGAAATTGTGGACGAGATGCAGGATGCCGCACGCTCTAACCTCATCTTTGGGCTGCACGTGCACGTGGGCTTCCAGTCGCGGCAGATGGCTATTCATATTGCTAACCAGGCACGTTACTTTTTGCCGCACATTTATGCGCTTAGCACCAACTCGCCGTTTTGGGAGGGGCGTAACACCGGTTTTAAATCATTCCGCACCAAGGTGTTTGACAAGTTCCCGCGCACGGGGATTCCAGACGCCTTTGGCAGTATTGAAGAATATGATAATTACATCAAGCTACTGGTAAAAACCCATTGTATTGATAATGCCAAGAAGATCTGGTGGGATGTGCGCGTGCACCCCTTCTTCGGCACCATCGGTTTCCACATTTGCGATTGCCCGATGTTGGTAGATGAAACCATCGCCATTGTAGCCTTATTCCAGGCTCTTTGCGCCAAGCTGTACAAACTGCGCCAGCAAAACATGACGTTTATAAACTATAACCGCGCCCTTATCAATGAGAATAAATGGCGCGCTGCCCGCTACGGCATTGACGGTAAAATGATTGATTTTGGCAAAGAACAAGAAGTAGACACCCGCTCACTGGTGATGGAACTGCTGGATCTGATTGACGATGTAGTAGACGACCTGGGCTGCCGCGACGACCTGCAATACGTGCACAAAATACTGGAACATGGCACAGGCGCTGACAGACAACTGGCCGTTTACGAGCAAAACCGTGATTTAACCAGTGTTGTTGATTATATTACATCTCATACGTTGAGTGGATTATAA
- a CDS encoding FkbM family methyltransferase has translation MSNLSVLLQLLAKPKGLASLLSFRKKGYLKDIGWFNAFDEQKPIDAFGQPIPWVTYSFIDFIKDRIKKEHQVFEFGSGNSTYFYAKYAGNVVSVEHDAAWYKKIQGSKPANSEMIYCELQKDGDYCRMPIALNKKFDIIIVDGRDRVNCCIQAVEALTPGGVVVLDDSEREFYAEGVEFLKKAGFKQLSFSGISPGLFYLKATSVFYKADNCLDI, from the coding sequence TTGAGCAATCTATCTGTACTGTTGCAATTGCTGGCCAAGCCAAAAGGACTTGCGTCGCTGCTGTCGTTCCGCAAAAAAGGTTATTTAAAAGATATAGGCTGGTTCAACGCTTTTGATGAGCAGAAGCCGATAGATGCTTTTGGGCAGCCTATCCCGTGGGTCACCTATTCGTTTATAGATTTTATAAAAGACCGGATTAAGAAAGAACATCAGGTGTTTGAGTTTGGCTCTGGTAACTCCACCTACTTTTATGCCAAGTATGCAGGCAATGTAGTGTCTGTTGAGCACGATGCGGCCTGGTATAAAAAAATACAGGGCAGCAAACCGGCCAACTCAGAAATGATTTATTGCGAGCTGCAAAAAGACGGCGATTATTGCCGTATGCCCATCGCTCTCAATAAAAAGTTTGATATTATTATTGTTGACGGCCGAGACCGCGTAAACTGCTGCATACAGGCCGTTGAGGCACTTACCCCCGGTGGCGTAGTGGTGCTGGACGATTCTGAACGTGAGTTTTATGCCGAAGGCGTGGAGTTTTTGAAGAAAGCCGGTTTTAAACAATTATCGTTCAGCGGCATCTCACCGGGTTTGTTCTATCTCAAAGCTACCTCTGTGTTTTATAAGGCTGATAACTGCCTGGATATTTAA
- a CDS encoding acyl-CoA thioesterase, with product MNFYTRKWVKPEDLNAHGTLFGGSLLSWIDEEAAIYTIIQLGTNGCVTKYMSEINFISSAKQGDIIELGIKATHFGRTSLTLACQVRNKITQKVILTIDKIVFVAVDAEGRPTPHGKTEIFYTDERLRED from the coding sequence ATGAATTTCTACACACGCAAATGGGTAAAACCCGAAGACCTGAACGCTCACGGCACTTTATTTGGCGGCAGTTTATTGAGCTGGATTGATGAGGAAGCTGCCATTTATACCATCATCCAACTGGGCACCAATGGTTGTGTGACCAAGTATATGTCTGAGATTAACTTTATCAGCTCGGCCAAACAGGGTGACATTATTGAACTGGGCATTAAGGCCACACATTTTGGCCGTACCTCGCTAACGCTGGCATGCCAGGTACGCAATAAGATTACCCAAAAAGTAATCCTTACGATAGATAAAATTGTATTTGTTGCTGTCGACGCCGAAGGCCGCCCTACTCCACACGGCAAAACTGAGATTTTCTATACCGATGAGCGCCTACGCGAGGATTGA
- a CDS encoding amidohydrolase: protein MKKLLPILLMMSLFAITSCQQKEYNADLLLKNGVIYTVDKNFTTANTLVVKGGKIIAVGSADTLEKKYMARQVIDLQGKPVYPGLIDAHAHFYQYGLSLQNANLIGTASWQAVCDTVASYARKNTDGWIIGRGWDQNDWEVKKNPDKQKLDSLFPVRPVMLTRVDGHAAIVNQAALNIAGIKPGQKINGGEIETVNGKLTGVLLDNAVGIVARKIPVPSDQQTESALLDAQRNCFQVGLTTVDDCGLSANMVTTIEQLQHKGVLKMRMYVMLSDRPENYDYLFKRGVFKTPGLNVRGFKVYADGALGSRGACLLADYSDQKNWKGFLLSSRQHFEQIAQKLAAKGFQMCTHAIGDSANRMMLQIYAKVLKGKNDRRWRIEHSQVIAPEDFKLFGDNSIIPSVQPSHATSDMSWAGQRLGAKRLKTSYAYKQLLEQNGWMPLGTDFPVENINPLYTFYAAVERKDLKGRPAKGFQMENALTREQALRGMTIWAAKANFEENEKGSIEVGKYADFVVLDKDIMKVPGAELPGVKVLNTYVNGDKVYDQK from the coding sequence ATGAAAAAACTTCTGCCAATATTGCTGATGATGAGCCTTTTTGCCATCACCTCTTGTCAGCAAAAAGAATACAATGCCGATCTGCTGCTCAAAAACGGAGTTATTTATACCGTCGATAAAAATTTTACAACCGCTAATACCCTGGTGGTAAAAGGCGGTAAAATCATTGCCGTTGGCAGTGCCGATACCCTCGAGAAAAAATACATGGCCCGCCAGGTGATTGATCTGCAGGGCAAGCCGGTTTACCCCGGCCTGATTGATGCCCACGCGCATTTTTACCAATACGGACTGAGCCTGCAAAATGCCAACCTGATAGGCACCGCCAGTTGGCAGGCCGTGTGCGATACCGTTGCCAGTTATGCCCGTAAAAATACTGATGGATGGATTATCGGTCGTGGCTGGGATCAGAACGATTGGGAGGTGAAGAAAAATCCGGATAAACAAAAGCTTGACTCGCTGTTCCCGGTTCGCCCGGTGATGTTGACACGTGTTGACGGTCATGCCGCCATTGTTAACCAGGCCGCGCTGAATATTGCGGGTATTAAACCCGGTCAAAAAATTAACGGCGGCGAGATTGAAACCGTTAACGGTAAGCTGACCGGTGTTTTGTTAGATAATGCCGTAGGCATTGTGGCCCGTAAAATACCTGTACCAAGCGATCAGCAAACGGAATCGGCCTTGCTGGATGCACAGCGTAATTGTTTCCAGGTGGGGTTAACCACGGTTGACGACTGTGGCCTTTCCGCTAATATGGTGACTACTATTGAACAGCTGCAGCACAAAGGCGTGTTGAAAATGCGCATGTACGTGATGCTGTCAGACCGTCCGGAGAATTATGATTACCTGTTTAAACGCGGTGTGTTTAAAACCCCGGGTTTGAATGTGCGCGGATTTAAAGTTTATGCGGATGGTGCGCTGGGATCACGCGGGGCTTGCTTGCTGGCTGATTACAGCGACCAGAAAAACTGGAAAGGCTTTTTGCTGAGCAGCAGACAGCATTTTGAGCAGATTGCCCAGAAGCTGGCTGCCAAAGGTTTCCAGATGTGTACCCATGCCATTGGCGACTCGGCCAACCGCATGATGCTGCAAATCTACGCCAAGGTGTTGAAGGGCAAGAATGATCGCCGTTGGCGGATAGAACACTCGCAGGTAATTGCGCCCGAGGATTTTAAGCTTTTTGGCGATAACAGCATCATCCCATCGGTGCAACCCTCTCACGCTACCAGCGATATGAGCTGGGCTGGCCAGCGCCTGGGTGCCAAACGCCTTAAAACATCCTACGCTTACAAGCAATTGCTGGAGCAAAACGGCTGGATGCCGCTGGGCACAGACTTTCCGGTAGAGAACATTAACCCGTTATATACGTTTTATGCAGCAGTAGAGCGCAAGGACCTGAAAGGCCGGCCTGCCAAAGGTTTCCAGATGGAAAATGCGCTTACCCGCGAACAGGCCCTGCGTGGCATGACCATCTGGGCGGCTAAAGCTAACTTTGAAGAGAACGAGAAGGGGAGCATAGAGGTTGGCAAGTATGCTGATTTTGTGGTGCTGGATAAAGATATTATGAAAGTGCCCGGTGCGGAGTTGCCAGGCGTAAAAGTGCTGAATACGTATGTTAACGGAGATAAAGTGTATGATCAGAAATAA
- the typA gene encoding translational GTPase TypA, with amino-acid sequence MQNIRNIAIIAHVDHGKTTLVDKILHSCAIFRDNQETGELILDNNDLERERGITIVSKNVSVRYKDVKINIIDTPGHADFGGEVERVLKMADGVLLLCDAFEGAMPQTRFVTQKALSLGLKPIVVVNKVDKENCRPDEVYEQIFELFFNLEATEEQLDFPVIYGSSKQGWMSTDYKKKTEDIFPLMDTILEHIPAAPIQEGTLQMQITSLDYSSFVGRIAIGRVARGTIKENMPVTLVKRDGTMQKSRIKELYTFEGLGKVRATEVKSGDICAVVGIEGFDIGDTIADFENPEQLEVIKIDEPTMNMLFTINNSPFFGKEGKFVTSRHVRDRLFKEMEKNLALKVVETESPDAYLVYGRGILHLSVLIETMRREGYELQVGQPQVIVKEIDGVKCEPIESLIVDVPGDVAGKVIELVTQRKGDLLIMEPKGDLQHLEFEIPARGIIGLRNNVLTATGGEAIMAHRFKAYEPWKGAIPGRSNGVLVSMDTGKTTAFAIDKLQDRGRFFIDPGVDIYEGQVLGEHIRDNDLVINLTKGKQLTNMRASGSDTNVRIAPAIKFSLEESMEYIQADEYIEVTPQNIRLRKIYLNENERKINAKRFVNQ; translated from the coding sequence ATGCAAAACATCAGGAACATTGCGATCATTGCGCACGTTGACCACGGTAAAACTACGCTGGTAGATAAAATTCTGCACAGCTGCGCTATCTTTCGCGACAATCAGGAAACAGGTGAGTTGATATTGGATAATAACGATCTGGAGCGCGAGCGCGGTATCACCATCGTATCTAAAAACGTATCGGTACGTTATAAAGACGTAAAGATCAACATTATTGATACTCCGGGCCACGCCGACTTTGGTGGCGAGGTGGAGCGCGTACTGAAAATGGCCGACGGCGTATTGCTGCTTTGTGATGCCTTTGAAGGCGCCATGCCGCAAACCCGTTTCGTAACTCAAAAAGCGCTTTCGCTGGGTTTGAAACCAATTGTGGTTGTAAACAAAGTTGATAAAGAGAACTGCCGCCCTGATGAGGTTTACGAGCAGATCTTCGAACTGTTCTTTAACCTTGAGGCTACCGAAGAGCAGCTGGATTTTCCGGTGATCTACGGTTCGTCAAAACAAGGTTGGATGAGCACCGACTATAAAAAGAAAACTGAAGATATCTTCCCGTTGATGGATACCATTCTGGAGCACATCCCTGCTGCGCCAATTCAAGAAGGTACCCTGCAAATGCAGATCACTTCGTTGGATTATTCATCTTTCGTAGGTCGTATCGCTATCGGTCGTGTGGCTCGCGGTACCATCAAAGAGAACATGCCGGTAACGCTGGTTAAGCGCGATGGCACGATGCAAAAATCACGCATTAAAGAGTTATACACCTTTGAAGGCCTGGGCAAAGTAAGAGCAACCGAAGTAAAATCGGGCGATATCTGTGCCGTTGTAGGTATTGAAGGTTTTGATATTGGCGATACCATTGCCGATTTTGAGAACCCAGAGCAACTGGAAGTAATCAAAATTGACGAGCCAACCATGAACATGCTTTTCACCATCAACAACTCACCGTTTTTTGGTAAAGAAGGCAAGTTTGTAACCTCACGTCACGTACGTGACCGTCTGTTCAAAGAGATGGAGAAAAACCTGGCGCTGAAAGTGGTTGAAACTGAATCGCCGGATGCTTACCTGGTTTATGGCCGTGGTATTCTTCACTTGTCAGTATTGATCGAAACCATGCGTCGTGAAGGTTATGAGTTGCAGGTTGGTCAGCCGCAGGTTATTGTTAAAGAAATTGACGGTGTTAAATGCGAGCCAATTGAAAGCCTGATTGTAGACGTACCTGGTGATGTTGCCGGTAAGGTAATCGAGCTGGTAACTCAACGTAAAGGTGACCTGTTGATTATGGAGCCAAAAGGCGACTTGCAACACTTAGAGTTTGAGATCCCTGCCCGCGGTATCATCGGTTTGCGTAACAACGTATTGACTGCTACCGGTGGCGAGGCTATCATGGCACACCGCTTTAAGGCTTATGAGCCTTGGAAAGGTGCTATTCCGGGCCGCTCTAATGGTGTACTGGTATCTATGGACACTGGTAAAACTACTGCCTTTGCTATTGATAAACTGCAAGACCGTGGCCGTTTCTTTATAGATCCGGGTGTGGATATTTATGAAGGCCAGGTATTGGGTGAGCATATTCGCGATAATGACTTGGTAATTAACCTTACCAAAGGCAAGCAGTTAACCAACATGCGTGCATCAGGTAGCGATACCAACGTAAGAATTGCTCCGGCTATCAAATTCTCGTTAGAAGAATCCATGGAATACATCCAGGCTGATGAGTATATCGAAGTTACTCCGCAAAATATTCGTTTACGTAAAATTTACCTGAACGAGAATGAGCGTAAGATTAACGCTAAGCGATTTGTAAATCAATAA
- a CDS encoding VOC family protein: MNLPNGYQQVMPYLIVPRAAAFMAFVQTVFGATERMKVMRDESLIMHAELQIGGSVIMLADATEEYQQQNAGLFICVENCDETYKIAMDNGAECVMEPVNQDYGRSAGIIDPFGNTWWVTSDVK, encoded by the coding sequence ATGAACTTACCTAATGGCTACCAACAAGTAATGCCCTATCTGATAGTGCCACGCGCGGCAGCATTTATGGCATTTGTGCAAACCGTTTTCGGTGCTACCGAGCGGATGAAAGTGATGCGCGATGAAAGCCTGATTATGCACGCCGAACTACAGATAGGCGGCAGTGTAATTATGCTGGCTGACGCCACCGAGGAGTATCAGCAACAAAATGCCGGTTTGTTCATCTGCGTGGAAAATTGCGATGAAACCTACAAAATAGCAATGGATAACGGCGCCGAGTGTGTAATGGAACCCGTTAACCAGGACTACGGCCGCTCTGCAGGCATCATAGATCCATTTGGTAATACCTGGTGGGTGACGAGTGATGTGAAGTAG
- a CDS encoding serine hydrolase: MIRNKRVKLSVLVAGLMLQTACAQQTPHQINMRLVTDQARVQNTTYLLNNTSQMVPLLNLENARVASVHFMFPYAAPFDSLLNKYTRVDAFDDSDYNGIKNINNLSDDLKLYNTLVVAVTAADLNNTQVLEFLKHIKKIKKVVLVGFGNDVLTKLDGIDVPVIWSSEVTPVSAAFAAQAVFGGTAITQKMPKAVGPFAEGSGFITLQTRLQYAVPEAAGVNTEMLDEIDKVANEAVRVHATPGCVVLVAKDGKVIYNKAFGYHTYNNTQPDKITDIFDLASVTKVSATTMEVMRLYDQNKIGLDSTVGNYIALARTTSKNDIRIRELLTHQAGLVPDVSTYERLKPTDHSVDSSAAFPTKAGENYFIRKDFFKDVIWPSMLNSPLRTRGRYVYSDLSMYFMKEIVETISATPLNVYVQQNFYTPLGMQTAGFLPLQRFSKDRIIPTEQDDIFRHQLLIGYVHDQGAGVLGGVSGHAGLFASANDLAILYQMILNKGSYGGTQYFKPETVDLFTKQQSSVSRRGLGFDRWDPELSKHYPSELASPQTFGHTGYTGTCFWVDPKYNMVYIFLSNRVNPKETQKLTSLQIRGRIQDAAIRAIVKGN; encoded by the coding sequence ATGATCAGAAATAAGCGGGTAAAACTATCCGTACTAGTAGCGGGCCTGATGTTGCAAACCGCCTGTGCCCAACAAACTCCTCATCAAATTAACATGCGCCTGGTGACAGACCAGGCGCGGGTGCAAAACACCACCTATTTGCTCAATAATACATCGCAAATGGTGCCGTTGTTAAACCTGGAGAATGCGCGGGTGGCTAGTGTGCATTTTATGTTCCCCTACGCTGCCCCGTTTGATAGCTTGCTGAACAAATATACCCGTGTTGATGCATTTGACGACAGCGACTACAACGGTATCAAAAATATCAATAACCTGAGTGATGATCTGAAGCTATATAACACGCTGGTTGTAGCGGTAACAGCTGCCGATCTGAACAATACCCAGGTGCTCGAATTTCTGAAGCATATTAAAAAAATAAAGAAGGTGGTGCTGGTTGGCTTCGGTAATGATGTGCTTACCAAGCTTGATGGCATTGATGTGCCGGTCATTTGGAGTAGCGAGGTGACGCCGGTGTCTGCTGCGTTTGCGGCCCAGGCGGTGTTTGGTGGCACGGCTATCACCCAGAAAATGCCGAAGGCGGTTGGCCCGTTTGCGGAGGGTAGTGGGTTTATTACCCTGCAAACCCGTTTGCAATATGCCGTTCCGGAAGCTGCCGGCGTAAATACCGAAATGCTGGATGAGATAGACAAGGTGGCTAACGAGGCTGTGCGCGTGCACGCAACGCCGGGCTGTGTGGTGCTGGTGGCAAAAGACGGTAAGGTGATCTATAACAAAGCTTTCGGTTACCATACCTATAATAATACGCAGCCCGATAAAATCACCGATATTTTTGATCTGGCATCGGTTACCAAGGTGTCTGCCACTACGATGGAAGTGATGCGGCTGTATGATCAAAACAAGATCGGGCTCGACTCTACCGTTGGTAATTACATCGCGTTGGCGCGCACAACCAGTAAAAATGATATCCGCATTCGTGAGCTGCTAACTCACCAGGCTGGTTTGGTGCCAGATGTGTCTACTTACGAGCGACTGAAACCAACCGATCATAGCGTGGATTCGTCAGCAGCTTTTCCAACTAAGGCGGGCGAAAACTATTTTATCCGCAAAGATTTTTTTAAAGATGTGATCTGGCCGAGCATGCTTAACTCACCGCTGCGTACACGCGGAAGATATGTTTATAGCGATCTGAGCATGTATTTTATGAAAGAAATTGTGGAAACCATCAGCGCCACGCCGCTTAATGTTTACGTGCAGCAAAACTTTTATACCCCGCTGGGGATGCAGACCGCCGGTTTCCTGCCGCTGCAACGTTTCTCTAAAGATCGCATTATCCCGACCGAGCAGGACGATATCTTCCGTCATCAATTGCTGATTGGTTATGTGCATGACCAGGGGGCCGGTGTGCTGGGCGGTGTGTCTGGACACGCAGGCTTGTTTGCTTCGGCTAATGATCTGGCTATCCTTTACCAGATGATCTTGAACAAAGGCAGCTACGGCGGCACTCAATATTTTAAGCCGGAAACGGTTGATCTGTTTACCAAGCAGCAATCGTCAGTTAGTCGCCGCGGGTTGGGCTTTGATCGCTGGGATCCGGAGCTGAGCAAACATTATCCGTCAGAACTGGCATCGCCGCAAACTTTTGGGCACACCGGTTATACCGGTACCTGTTTCTGGGTGGATCCGAAATATAACATGGTCTATATCTTCCTGTCAAACCGTGTAAATCCTAAAGAAACGCAGAAGCTGACCAGCCTGCAGATCAGAGGACGCATACAGGATGCCGCTATCAGGGCAATTGTGAAGGGGAATTGA